From Haliotis asinina isolate JCU_RB_2024 chromosome 8, JCU_Hal_asi_v2, whole genome shotgun sequence, a single genomic window includes:
- the LOC137294376 gene encoding homeobox protein Nkx-2.2a-like, translating to MESDLDMHAAKSANFSVTALLDLPEGGKITACTSPRVEGEGLDLTTTASVPTLNSVPPAYYDNSDNPYTRWLQTNENIHYTGIPANSVTSSNGDLSQHDSDSHVSSPGKSADSLKQEPEESDSDDEKGKDDDESGSGPTGNGDPPKKRKRRVLFSKAQTYELERRFRQQRYLSAPEREHLASIIRLTPTQVKIWFQNHRYKLKRARQEKGLSDLNPLPSPRRVAVPVLVKDGIPCQRTSVNAPLVKSQDHMSMQHNLNGMGMSLNNGLNHANSLGMNHSMSSYPSMANPSTLSNSNMNMNMSCAYSMSSMGSMNSMNLNVPNVNNMNVLPGYSHPLMQPQTRWW from the exons ATGGAGAGCGATCTAGACATGCATGCAGCCAAATCCGCCAATTTCTCCGTGACGGCCTTACTAGATCTCCCTGAGGGGGGCAAGATCACCGCCTGTACAAGCCCCAGGGTGGAGGGTGAGGGTCTTGACCTCACCACGACAGCCTCGGTTCCTACACTCAACAGCGTTCCACCCGCATATTATGACAATTCGGATAATCCATATACCCGATGGCTTCAGACTAACGAGAACATCCACTATACAG GAATACCGGCCAACAGTGTGACAAGCTCCAACGGAGACCTGTCACAGCATGACAGCGACAGTCACGTGAGCTCTCCTGGCAAGAGCGCAGACTCCCTAAAGCAGGAACCGGAAGAGTCCGACAGTGATGATGAAAAGGGcaaagatgatgatgaatcaGGTTCCGGTCCAACCGGAAATGGAGATCCACCTAAGAAAAGGAAACGACGAGTGTTATTTTCAAAGGCTCAGACATATGAGCTGGAGAGGCGATTCCGCCAGCAGCGCTACCTGTCTGCGCCAGAAAGAGAACACCTTGCAAGTATAATTAGACTGACGCCAACTCAAGTGAAAATATGGTTCCAGAATCACCGTTATAAGTTGAAGCGAGCGCGACAAGAGAAGGGTCTGAGTGACCTCAACCCTCTCCCGTCACCACGCCGAGTAGCCGTCCCTGTCCTTGTCAAAGATGGCATCCCATGTCAACGGACAAGTGTCAATGCTCCACTAGTCAAATCACAGGACCATATGTCCATGCAACACAACCTCAATGGCATGGGCATGTCCTTAAATAATGGACTGAACCACGCAAACTCGCTAGGTATGAACCACTCAATGAGCTCCTATCCGTCCATGGCAAATCCAAGCACTTTGTCCAACTCCaatatgaacatgaacatgagCTGTGCATACAGTATGAGTTCAATGGGCTCAATGAATTCAATGAATCTGAATGTACCCAATGTGAACAATATGAACGTGTTGCCTGGCTACAGTCATCCACTAATGCAACCACAGACGCGTTGGTGGTGA